Sequence from the Microplitis demolitor isolate Queensland-Clemson2020A chromosome 7, iyMicDemo2.1a, whole genome shotgun sequence genome:
CGCTGTCTTCCCCacaatatttatctttagaAGAATAATCATTGTGATGATCACGATATTCTTTACTGTGCGATCTCTGAGCTCTGTAAGACGGCGAATGAGAACGCTCTGATCGTTCAGATGAACTCCAACGTGAAGATCTTTTTTCCAACATTTGCAGGTCAGTCTTCCTGTCTCTaggttgataattttttttcctgggTTCATTGTAACCAGCCCAATCTTTCTTAGCTGGATGATTTGTCTTCCAGTTGTTGGCATTCCAATTGCTGGTGTCTGTTCCCACtggctgctgctgctgctgccaCTGATTATTCGTAGACTCATACGCATTATTCGTCCACTGCGTACTCTCACTAACTTCGGCAGTATAATAACTTTGATTTGAGGTCTGAGGATAATTTGGATTTGGAGGCTGGGGATAATTTTGATATGAATATGAGTAATTATTTGTTGCGTCTACTGGGTAATATTGTTGGCTAACATACTGGGTGTTGGGATAAGAATTATTGATCACTGGAGGCGGATTATTTACTGGCGGATTGACTATCGGAGGTGGTGGGACATTGAATGAAGGCGGGGggtagataaaattttttggaggcACTGCTATTGGAGGAGGTGGCActgaataataattcatatctGGTTGGATATTCCATGACTGATCTCCTGAAGTTGTTGGTAAATtatccatttttaaattatggttAACATTtgatcctaaaaaaaattatgattattgtaaaaaatttatgaaacactttttaataaaaaatgacagcAGCAGATTCTATTTTCTGAAATAGCAAATCTTATgtcggtaaaaaataaatttttaaaaatacatataaagaattattcaaaattcttgtgggtgtatttaaaaatttttttttctgtcataaaatttgcttataaaaataaaaaactatgtcttctatatttagtgttataaataaattttttaataatatgtaGACAGCAAATTGTTTGtaattatagtaaaataaataaatgaacttaCGGAAAACTTGGTgtcagataatttataatttaaataaataaggttATTTATTGTTACTTCGGAGATAAATAATACAAGAGGTTATGtcacaataacaataataataaacttgtaCCAGAAAGGAATCATCTCGGAAAGGTTTGCAGGCAAGCCGTGAAAAGtacaaatttcaaaactataccgacttttatttagaaaatcaCAATTTCAAATGTATAGTAGAAAATACAGATGATTCATAATTCGTCATACTGAGCTTAATAGCCACTTTGGCTTGAAATTTGCTGACAATTTGAcatcaaaagtttaaaataaaaatttgcgattattattataatttttcttgaatatttGCCTAAACGAATGACCTTCTTTCCCGTATTATCATCAATCAGAATTATAGAAATCCTTGAGTTTCTTTTCTATCGACGATTTTCTTTATCCTTTGATAATGGAGTAAAGTTGTCGCTGAATAGAGATGTCACCTTTCGTTAAGAATAAAGAAGATTTGAGTAAACCTGCAACTGAGGCATCTTAGTGTCTGTGCCCAtcgtttgtgtgtgtgtgtaaaatgCTAACGAAATAGCGGGCGgcaaacaaaatataattatccaaataaataactgaataaatgtgaaaaagtttaaaatgatttaaagtGATTGAAATCGTCGAGGCTAAATAATCATGGCCTTGTACGACAACAAACATTGGCTTCTTTCATACATACGTGACAGTTTTATATCTACAGATGACACTGGTTTGTATTGTGTCTACCGTAATCCAAcctacaactttttttatttaatttcatttttaaagtttcattttaaaatttaaatttaaataacacaacACAATTCAtttgttattcattttaaaggTGTCTGTGAGTTAGTGATGCTGAGAGAGGATATACCAAAGCAATTGAAAGCCAATGGTGCTCACTGTTATCTAGGATTAGATGAGAGCGATGATGAAGATCTTGGTGCTCTGTCCGAGTCGTACGATATACAAatcggtaattatttttttactaaagcATTCCAAGTTAATCATCagcttttgttatttttttattaattacttattactcTGGATATTAGATATGAGTTTTGGTCATCGCCCGAGATCAAATACCGCTCAAAGACTCGAAAAAATGGAGCTAGAACGAAAAAAATCTGCTAAAGTTAAACACATTAAGTGGGAATCCAAATCCGTGCGTTTAACTAAAGAAGAAATTGCTGATTTGTTTCAGCAAAAGGATTTTCGTAAAAAAGATATCAGTGTGAAAAGACACTCATTGTTATCTGAACAATTAGAAAAATGTCCTTATGCTCCTGTTAATCGTTTTATAGAATACGCTAAGTTTGATGGCAGTGTAAGTTGACGtcttttagttttatttatttttaaaatttaattatttttatgttactatttttttatgcaggGTTTAATTGGAGTACCAGTGCGTAAATACCGTATATTTATGTGTATGCTACCAAAAGAAGAACGTGTTTATCCAATGCAAGTTACTGTGATTTGTTCTGCGACAGTTGAAGAATTTATCGGTTTAATTTGTTATAAGTACGCTACTGAGAATCCTAATCATAGTTTAAAGTAAGCTGACTTttagttgttttattttaagtaattagtTTGCTATTGCTAAtgagtgaaaaatttatttttcagaaaagaaataaataaatatggctTGTATATAGCTGAAGATGATGGTGAAGTCGACTGGGATTTTCCTTGTCTTGatccaagagaaaaaataggcaaatttgaattttctgctCTGGGTTTAGTAGAAATGCGTCTGAGTGATCGACTCCGTCATGAGCCAACTGGGCCCGTTCTTCCTGTTAAGCCTGAAGAAATTAGAGAGGCAACTGAAAAGGAACAGGAAATTT
This genomic interval carries:
- the LOC103571096 gene encoding target of rapamycin complex 2 subunit MAPKAP1, coding for MALYDNKHWLLSYIRDSFISTDDTGVCELVMLREDIPKQLKANGAHCYLGLDESDDEDLGALSESYDIQIDMSFGHRPRSNTAQRLEKMELERKKSAKVKHIKWESKSVRLTKEEIADLFQQKDFRKKDISVKRHSLLSEQLEKCPYAPVNRFIEYAKFDGSGLIGVPVRKYRIFMCMLPKEERVYPMQVTVICSATVEEFIGLICYKYATENPNHSLKKEINKYGLYIAEDDGEVDWDFPCLDPREKIGKFEFSALGLVEMRLSDRLRHEPTGPVLPVKPEEIREATEKEQEIFAQDLARMRGHTTAIEAPMYQLFRVYVIHKMRTKTEIHLGVSGDKIEIDPLVTSKSAYKFWNRQNRVSYQMENVAWCEIIENRGSKTSFTLVYTNPSTSDNISVSSLNSSSLQQSASFKTHDFEAESAVAEEIVKKINHILELRSSNARKEFIAHRERKSMRRKSFHLHR